From the genome of Bacteroidota bacterium:
CAATTAGGAGCGAAAAAAAAACAATAACTATATAGTCTATTCCAGTCATTTAGATAATTATCAAGTTAAGTTTTAGAATTTGATGATATAATTTTAATAATGTAAGTTAAAGATGTATAAAATCACACTTAGATTAATTTCAGAAACGTTTTCGGAAACGTTTTTATTCTTCGGAAACATTTCCGATTACAGGAATAGAAACGTTTAAAATTAGCCCCATAAGTTCTATAACAAAGTTTGACAAAAACAAATGGAACAAACAAAGAGAGATACAATGCCATATAAATTTATTTGTTTCTAAAAGCTGACAAATTCAATTAATTAAAAAATGGGTCGGATTTCATTTAGAAATCCGACTCGAGAAAACTTTTCTGGATTTAGCGATATACTAATCAGAAATTACAACTTTTTGATCACAAAAGCATTTTTAAATTGAACAACTGAAATAGCTTTGTCCTTATTGACGCCCTTAACAGAAGTTGTATCAATAGCAATGGGTAAAAACATGTTCGCCAATTTTAGTTTAGCAAACTTGCTTTTGCTAACCACAAGATTAACATTGCCAACCAGTTTACCCGCTTCAATTTTTACATCAGGAGTAAATTGATAACAGCTTGCCGGCAAAATCTTGGCATTTTTATAGGCCAATACCAAACTCGACTTTTGTACATCCGGTACATTCGGGTCGTTTGCCTGCTGAATAAGCGAATAAAGGTATACTGAATCAATCATTACCTTTAAATCTACTTCCGGATAAGTCGCCGATAAACCGCTCTGGTAAACTCCGACACTTAGGAAAGTAGTATCTTTCAGGTTATTGTATAAAGTGTCAGTTCCATAAACAGTTAATGTGTCTGTGAAAGTTACTGTCATGTTACTTCTCGACATGAGAATATATGAGTTGCCTATGTTTTCTTCGATCGCTGGTTCACACGATATGAACATTGAGGCGAGAAAAAACATGATACTTCCAAATATAATGAGCTTTTTCATTCTGATAATTTTAAAATTACATTGATTAATTCCAACCCGGATTTTGCTCTATATTTCCGCCACCTTTTATTATTTCAGATTGTGGAATAGGATAAAAATACATATTGGGTGTAAAAATACGTTTCTCCAAATCGAAAGGAACATAAGTGAAAGTTCCATCTGTCTTTTTTGTAATATTTACCCCCCGAATGGTTGCACCAAGAGTACTTTCGCCAATCATCCAGCGACGGACATCCCAAAATCGCTGATCCTCAAAAGCAAGTTCAATTCGTCGTTCGTTGCGAATTTTAGCTCTCAAATCTTCTTTTGTTATGGTTGATGGAATAGCCGGCATGCCAACTCCTGCCCTCGTACGAACTGAATTCACGGCCTGTAATGCTGAAATCTTAAAAGTGTCAACCACGCCAGGGCCAAAAACTTCGTTCATTGCTTCAGAATAATTCAGGTAAATTTCTGAAAGACGGAAGAAAATCCATTGTTTAGCACTGGTTTGCCCAATGGTCAGATTCAACGATTCATCTACATATTTTTTCAAGTAATAACCGGTTTTTGAAGCATGATAAATGGGCTTACCGTTTGCACCACCTTCCCACAACTGCACATTGGTTGCTTTCCAAATCGAGTTGTTCACAATGATAGTCATCTGCAGGCGCGGATCGCGGTTGTTGTATGGATTAGCGGCATGAACCGGATTGTTCCAGTCGAAAGGTTCACCCGTCTTCATTTCGTATGCATCAATAAGATTTTGCGATGGACATGTTCCGGTTTTACCCGATTGATATCCGATCGGATAATTTAGGGTTTCGAAAGTATTGCTGGCCGGATAACGGCGTTCGAAAATAACCTCGTTACTGCGAAGTGTTTTCAGAAGGAAAAGTGCCGGGTAGGTCGACTGAAAGCTATATGGAACAAGGGGCATCATGTCCAGAACTGCCTTATTGGCCGAAGCGGCACGTATCCAACGTTCAGTTCTTTTGTTATCTGTATAGCCAATCAGAGGATTGGTGTTACCGGCCTGATTGTATAAGTCGCTTGCAGCATAAAGCAGAGTACGCGCTTTTAGTGCCAGAGCAGCACCTTTGGTAGGTATACCCCAGTCGGTATTGGCCACATCACTCTGTTTTACAGGTAAATATTTAGCTGCCGAATCGCAAAGAGCGACAATATTTTCAACATTCTCGGCAAACGAATTGCGTTTAATTGAACGTAAGTAAGCATAATCATTAACAATATCGAACTTGCGGTCAACAATTGGCACACCTCCATACCTTTTGAGCAATTCGAAATAGAAAAATGCCCTCAGAAATTTAGCTTCAGCCCTCCACATCTTCAGCTTTATAACACGAGCTGAATAGGATACCGGGTCGGTATTTTTATATTCCGAAAAAGTAATGGTATCCGATCCCTGCATGAAATCAAAAGTTTTCCGGATTCCCTTGTAATTAGTTGCCCAAACATTATCCGGATTGGAATACATGTTCCAGTTGCCACTGTTGAAATTCTGGATATTTTCAGTTTCTCCAACCTCTTCTGCCTCGTCAGTGGCGCAAGCCCGCCAGGAATTTCCTATGGTGTTATAACCGCCCGGAAGATAATTAAACATGTCATTGCGCAACTTGGTCAGGTTGCTATAATTGGAAAACACATCTTCCTCTGTTGTTAGCGACAGCGCTTCCGGCTCAAGAAAATTACATGCACTTATCAGTACAATAATGGATGCGCCTATCAGTAATTTATATAGATTTTTCATATTACTTAGTTTTCAATGTTAGAATTGTACTTTCAATCCGATATTGTAAGATTTCATAGCCGGATAACCGCTGACATTTTCCGGATCAGAATATTTAAAATGGTCAAGTATCAATAAGTTCATTCCTCTCAGGAAGATCCGGGCCATGCTGGGTTTAATTTTACCAAACATTTTTTCCGGAAGATTGTATCCCAATTCGAGTGACCTCAGCTTTAGAAAATCGCCATTCCGATACCAGAATGATGAATTTCGGTAGTTGTTGGCATTGTCCATGGTTGACAAGCGCGGATATTGAGCATGGTCTTTGTTCTCAGCCGTCCAGGGTTCAGTCACAAAAGTTGAAATCTTTTGGGTAGAGCGCAACGGAAAGAACAGGTCTGGATAGCTGGCCAGGTTAATGTAGCGATCGACCTGAGCCTGAAGCATGGCCTGAACGTCAAAACCTTTGTAATTGAATCCAAGCTCGAACCCAAATTCCAGAGTCGGAACAGATCCATTGCAAATCGGGCCGTTATCGTAGTCGTTAATGACACCATCGTTGTTGCGGTCTTTGTATTTAATATCACCAGGTTGTACTGGGCCAAACTGCTGAACGGGACTCTTTGCGATATCGTCGGCTGATTCGAAGAAACCGATTGCCTGCAAACCATACGAATAATAAACCGGATGACCTGTCCGGTAGTAGTATTCACTTCCGGGCGGAACAACCTCCTCTTCCATAGAAACAACCTTATCTTTTATGTAGCTCATATTCAGCCTGGTAAAGAAACCCGCATTTTTAAACTGTTTATTCCAAAGCAACGAAGCTTCAATACCTTGATTTCTGACTTTGCCTTTGTTAATGCTGGGCAATGTTCCTCCAAATAATGCAGGAACAGTGGTTGACTGCGAAGTCAGGATATCTTTGCGATTCTGTAAAAAGACCGAAACCGTAAAATCTAACTCGTTTAATAAACGACCATCAAAACCGACTTCATACTGGTATGATTTTTCGAATGTCAAATCAGGATTCGAAATGGTACTTTCAGTAATTCCGCTAACTCCCGCATTGCTACTACCGAAATAATAGGTTCCGGAACCTACGTACAATTGCCGGAATCCAAACCGGGTTTCAACCTTACTGGTTCCAACAACACCAGCAGAAGCCCTCATCTTCAGGTAATTCAAAACAGAATTATTCTTCAAAAATCCTTCTTCAGAAAGAATCCAGGCAGCCGAAATAGCCGGGAACAACCCGAAGCGTTTGCCTTTGGCAAAAGCCTCTGAACCACTGTATGATGCAGATAAATCAGCAAAGAAACGATTATCATAACTATACTGTAAGCGTCCGTTAATGTCTTGATTATTATAGGGATTTTCTTTCCCCAAAACCAATCTGCTTTGATTATACATCACTAATAAATTCAGCGCTTGTTTTTCACTGATCTGATGGTTGTATTCGGAATAAACTTCCAGTGTTGTTCTACGGCTCTGTGAATCGCCATAAGGAGAAGTGTATGCTAAATTGGTATTTGCTCCGATAGGTGCACTGTAATCCGGATTACCGGTAACAGAATCTTTGGTTACCTGAAACACGGCAAATGTTTTAGACCATGCATCGCTCACATTGTATTGATTGTCGAAACCCAAACGGGCACCAATTGTTAAACCTTTCAGGTAACGACCTAAATCATACTTTAAATCCAGATCGGACTGAAAAAAGCGGTTGTGAGTGGTGCGGTACCCCCTGCTGTTGATGTAACCCATAGGATTATCGGGAAATGTGGATGTTCCGCCATATAGATTGTCTTTTACATATACCGGAAATAAGTAAGTCGGGTAATCGTACAAACGACTCCAGATGTCGCTTGTTGCCATACGGGGCGAGTTCACATCATTGATCTGCCCTCCAAGATTCAATTTCAAAGTAAGGTCACGAACCAAGTTCACATCAATATTCGACCGGAAGTTGATACGGTCAAGATTCGAGTTGGTGCTATAGCCATCGTTTATTTCAGTATTCTTATAAATTCCAGTGTTACTAATATATCCAAGCGACACGTAATACTGAGCTCCCTTATTTCCTCCCCTCGAACTTACGTTTACCGAAGTGGAAGGGGAAAATTCGCGAATTGCTTCCTTCATCCAATCTACATCAGGATAATAAAGTCGGTTGCCGTTTTCATAACCGGCAATCTGATCGGCACTGTATTGCGCAGGTAGTCCGTCGTTTGCACATGCCTGATTGTACATTTTGACATATTGTGCCGAATTTACAAATTTAGGAAGACGAATGGGCGACTGAAATCCCTGAGTTACATCCACGGTCAGATTCTTTTGGCCTACAATGCCTCTTTTTGTAGTAACCATAATTATACCATTAGCAGCTCTGATACCATAAAGTGCAGTGGCCGAAGCATCTTTCAGTACTGAAATACTTTCAACATCATAAACAGAAA
Proteins encoded in this window:
- a CDS encoding RagB/SusD family nutrient uptake outer membrane protein; this encodes MKNLYKLLIGASIIVLISACNFLEPEALSLTTEEDVFSNYSNLTKLRNDMFNYLPGGYNTIGNSWRACATDEAEEVGETENIQNFNSGNWNMYSNPDNVWATNYKGIRKTFDFMQGSDTITFSEYKNTDPVSYSARVIKLKMWRAEAKFLRAFFYFELLKRYGGVPIVDRKFDIVNDYAYLRSIKRNSFAENVENIVALCDSAAKYLPVKQSDVANTDWGIPTKGAALALKARTLLYAASDLYNQAGNTNPLIGYTDNKRTERWIRAASANKAVLDMMPLVPYSFQSTYPALFLLKTLRSNEVIFERRYPASNTFETLNYPIGYQSGKTGTCPSQNLIDAYEMKTGEPFDWNNPVHAANPYNNRDPRLQMTIIVNNSIWKATNVQLWEGGANGKPIYHASKTGYYLKKYVDESLNLTIGQTSAKQWIFFRLSEIYLNYSEAMNEVFGPGVVDTFKISALQAVNSVRTRAGVGMPAIPSTITKEDLRAKIRNERRIELAFEDQRFWDVRRWMIGESTLGATIRGVNITKKTDGTFTYVPFDLEKRIFTPNMYFYPIPQSEIIKGGGNIEQNPGWN
- a CDS encoding SusC/RagA family TonB-linked outer membrane protein, translating into MKFITTYFISMLFVMALVLVGAPSLAQDNPSKIANSKSDTLINISSDFQQVLYGKMPKRSVSSSISSISGKDIEKNTVFSLGNTLYGKIPGLILDQAGGEPGYDTPGFNVRGIGTFGYSKAPIILVDGFERDLNSVSVYDVESISVLKDASATALYGIRAANGIIMVTTKRGIVGQKNLTVDVTQGFQSPIRLPKFVNSAQYVKMYNQACANDGLPAQYSADQIAGYENGNRLYYPDVDWMKEAIREFSPSTSVNVSSRGGNKGAQYYVSLGYISNTGIYKNTEINDGYSTNSNLDRINFRSNIDVNLVRDLTLKLNLGGQINDVNSPRMATSDIWSRLYDYPTYLFPVYVKDNLYGGTSTFPDNPMGYINSRGYRTTHNRFFQSDLDLKYDLGRYLKGLTIGARLGFDNQYNVSDAWSKTFAVFQVTKDSVTGNPDYSAPIGANTNLAYTSPYGDSQSRRTTLEVYSEYNHQISEKQALNLLVMYNQSRLVLGKENPYNNQDINGRLQYSYDNRFFADLSASYSGSEAFAKGKRFGLFPAISAAWILSEEGFLKNNSVLNYLKMRASAGVVGTSKVETRFGFRQLYVGSGTYYFGSSNAGVSGITESTISNPDLTFEKSYQYEVGFDGRLLNELDFTVSVFLQNRKDILTSQSTTVPALFGGTLPSINKGKVRNQGIEASLLWNKQFKNAGFFTRLNMSYIKDKVVSMEEEVVPPGSEYYYRTGHPVYYSYGLQAIGFFESADDIAKSPVQQFGPVQPGDIKYKDRNNDGVINDYDNGPICNGSVPTLEFGFELGFNYKGFDVQAMLQAQVDRYINLASYPDLFFPLRSTQKISTFVTEPWTAENKDHAQYPRLSTMDNANNYRNSSFWYRNGDFLKLRSLELGYNLPEKMFGKIKPSMARIFLRGMNLLILDHFKYSDPENVSGYPAMKSYNIGLKVQF